The nucleotide sequence TTGGCGTTGAGCAGCCGGAGGAACTCCACGTCGGCGCGCACGCGGGCCAGGTGCGTGCGCACCCAGGGCTGGTCGATGACGGCCGTGCCGTCGCTGCGGTGGGCGTGCTGGGCCCACGCGGTGACCTGGGCCAGCGCTCGCTCGACCGGCGCCGAGGAGACCAGTGCGACCCGCTCGGAGTTGAGCTGGCCGGTGATCACCCGCCAGCCGTTGTTCTCCCCTCCGATGCAGGCCTCCAGCGGAACCCGCACGTCGTCGAAGCCGACCGCGGCCACGGAGTGCCCACCGAGGGTGTCCAGCCGGGTGGAGGAGATGCCCTCGGCGTGGCGTGGCACCAGCAGCACGGAGACACCGGCGTGCTTGGCGGCGCCGGTGTCGGTGCGCACGGCCAGCCAGATGTAGTCGGCGGCCTCCATCATCCCGGTCCACAGCTTCTGCCCGTTGATGACGTAGGAGTCGCCGTCGCGCACCGCCCGCGTCTGCAGGGCCGCGAGGTCGGTGCCGGCGCCGGGCTCGGAGTAGCCGATGGCGAAGTGCAGCTCGCCGCGGAGGATGGCCGGCAGCAGGGTTTCACGCTGCTCGGCGGTGCCGTAGGCGGCGATCGCGGGTCCCACGCTGTTGATGGTGAGCAGCGGGGTGGGCACGTCGGCCAGCGCCGCCTCGTCGCTGAAGATCGCCTGCTCCACCATCGACAGCCCCTGCCCGCCGATGTTGCGCGGCCACCCGATCCCCAGCCAGCCGTCCGCGCCGAGGCGACGGATGACGGCGCGGTAGGCCTCGGTGGTGCCGGGTGCGTAGTGGCTCTCCCGCAGGTCGTGCCGGATCT is from Rhodococcus sp. X156 and encodes:
- a CDS encoding acyl-CoA dehydrogenase family protein, producing the protein MHLAETTEQAQLRAELRDYFAEVMTPQIRHDLRESHYAPGTTEAYRAVIRRLGADGWLGIGWPRNIGGQGLSMVEQAIFSDEAALADVPTPLLTINSVGPAIAAYGTAEQRETLLPAILRGELHFAIGYSEPGAGTDLAALQTRAVRDGDSYVINGQKLWTGMMEAADYIWLAVRTDTGAAKHAGVSVLLVPRHAEGISSTRLDTLGGHSVAAVGFDDVRVPLEACIGGENNGWRVITGQLNSERVALVSSAPVERALAQVTAWAQHAHRSDGTAVIDQPWVRTHLARVRADVEFLRLLNAKLATEVDAGQLKAADASAAKVFGSELFGRSRLLLNEVVGLDVGLDADSPGHVAGGVLAKAASHSNVMTFIGGVNEIQRDIVAQMGLGLPRSKR